The Streptomyces sp. Je 1-332 genome has a window encoding:
- a CDS encoding amidohydrolase family protein, translating into MSDHTVLHVKGRVLVGPEEVRDELWVVGGRVTYDRPSRAADVTTVEGWTLPGLVDAHCHVGLDAHGPVDAATAEKQALTDREIGALLIRDAGSPSDTRWIDDREDLPKIIRAGRHIARTRRYIRNYAHEIEPADLVAYVAQEARRGDGWVKLVGDWIDREAGDLTACWPRPEVEAAIAEAHRLGARVTAHCFAEDSLRDLVEAGIDCIEHATGLTEETIPLFAERGVAIVPTLVNIATFPQLADGGESKFPKWSRHMRQLYDRRYDTVRAAYDAGVPVFAGTDAGGSLAHGLVAAEVAELRLAGIPAVDALSATTWGARSWLGRPGLTEGAPADLVVYGADPREDVGVLAAPRRVVLNGRVVG; encoded by the coding sequence ATGAGCGATCACACGGTGCTGCACGTGAAGGGGCGGGTGCTCGTCGGCCCGGAGGAGGTCCGGGACGAACTGTGGGTGGTCGGCGGCAGAGTGACGTACGACCGCCCGTCGCGGGCGGCGGACGTCACGACGGTCGAGGGCTGGACGCTCCCCGGCCTGGTCGACGCGCACTGCCACGTGGGTCTTGACGCGCACGGGCCGGTGGACGCGGCCACGGCCGAGAAGCAGGCGCTGACCGACCGCGAGATCGGCGCGCTCCTCATCCGGGACGCGGGCTCCCCCTCGGACACCCGCTGGATCGACGACCGCGAGGACCTCCCGAAGATCATCCGCGCGGGCCGCCACATCGCCCGTACGCGCCGCTACATCCGCAACTACGCCCACGAGATCGAGCCCGCCGACCTCGTCGCGTACGTCGCCCAGGAGGCGCGGCGGGGTGACGGCTGGGTCAAGCTGGTCGGCGACTGGATCGACCGCGAGGCAGGAGACCTGACGGCGTGCTGGCCGCGCCCCGAGGTGGAGGCGGCGATCGCCGAGGCGCACCGCCTGGGCGCGCGGGTGACGGCGCACTGCTTCGCGGAGGACTCCCTGCGGGACCTGGTGGAGGCGGGCATCGACTGCATCGAGCACGCCACCGGACTGACCGAGGAGACCATCCCGCTCTTCGCCGAGCGGGGCGTCGCGATCGTCCCGACACTGGTGAACATCGCGACGTTCCCCCAGCTCGCGGACGGCGGGGAGTCGAAATTCCCCAAGTGGTCCCGGCACATGCGCCAGTTGTACGACCGCCGCTACGACACGGTGCGAGCGGCGTACGACGCCGGGGTACCGGTGTTCGCGGGCACGGACGCGGGCGGCTCCCTGGCCCACGGCCTGGTCGCCGCAGAGGTGGCCGAACTGAGGCTCGCCGGAATTCCGGCGGTGGACGCGCTGTCTGCGACGACCTGGGGCGCGAGGTCCTGGCTGGGCCGCCCGGGCCTGACGGAGGGAGCGCCGGCGGACCTGGTGGTGTACGGGGCCGATCCGCGGGAGGACGTGGGGGTGCTGGCGGCGCCGCGGAGGGTGGTGCTGAACGGGAGGGTGGTGGGGTAG